A window from Bacteroidota bacterium encodes these proteins:
- a CDS encoding RagB/SusD family nutrient uptake outer membrane protein codes for MRYINNTAKTIVIAALALCMVFSACKKDSEFFDIEDPQGIDSRIWSDEGAVGLFLNRTYGLIIPQWPAAGTAPGNIHITSDEMNGGNTAFLYGTLVENSVTDIGTANGITTNRYFDIRRCNIAIEGLNSTSTLPEATRTVLKGQFFFLRAFVYFRLVSLYGGVPLVLESKTLEDEDLNVPRSKTSECIASIVKDLDSAIAYLPATWGSAEKGKITKAASSAMKGKVLMYWASPQFNPTNISTRWADAYEANLAAYNQCIGDGVSLFPTYANIFTTEDNVEVLLVRKYSAARDVGTNTEAITRPDSETDGPSGSNQPTWNLLQAYGMKDGLPTNHASSGYDPIMFWQNRDPRFDASIAYNGGLWPLSGKATRKQWSYTGVLDEASGTIVTGFYFKRFTNNTLTPAQSVYNSNSGGGSGMDWIEMRFAEVVLNLAECANETGRLAEAKDNVRRIRQRAGITAGTFDYGLAIATDAASMRNLILNERMIEFALEGKRHWDLRRTRNYGLISARLPYKLSAKPPYYPGTTRTGALPTDIFLDKPDAFGVKPRDTANLNNKSVYTAMFVTPGSTTPTLEGSNAISIPTKYYFYALPNFFSQNFFIEQTAGWINGTFDPLQ; via the coding sequence AAACAGAACCTATGGATTAATTATACCTCAGTGGCCGGCTGCAGGTACTGCTCCAGGCAATATCCATATAACGTCTGACGAAATGAACGGAGGCAATACCGCATTTTTATACGGAACTCTGGTAGAAAACTCTGTTACAGATATCGGAACAGCGAATGGTATTACCACCAATCGCTATTTTGATATTCGTCGTTGTAATATTGCGATTGAAGGTCTTAATTCTACCAGTACTTTGCCGGAAGCAACGAGGACGGTTCTGAAAGGCCAGTTTTTCTTTTTGCGGGCTTTTGTTTACTTCAGGTTAGTTAGCTTATATGGCGGCGTACCATTAGTATTGGAATCAAAGACTCTTGAAGATGAGGACCTGAATGTTCCCCGCAGCAAAACGAGTGAATGTATTGCGTCAATTGTAAAAGACCTTGACTCTGCTATAGCATACCTTCCCGCTACATGGGGTAGTGCTGAAAAAGGAAAAATAACAAAAGCTGCTTCATCAGCTATGAAAGGAAAAGTGCTGATGTATTGGGCAAGTCCCCAGTTTAATCCTACGAATATTTCAACCCGTTGGGCAGATGCATACGAGGCAAACCTTGCAGCTTATAACCAATGCATTGGAGATGGGGTCTCGTTATTTCCAACGTACGCAAATATTTTTACTACAGAGGACAATGTTGAGGTGTTATTGGTAAGAAAGTATAGTGCCGCCAGGGATGTAGGTACCAATACGGAAGCTATTACCCGGCCCGATTCTGAAACCGATGGACCGAGCGGTTCAAATCAACCCACATGGAACCTTCTACAAGCCTACGGCATGAAAGATGGTTTGCCAACTAATCATGCTTCTTCGGGATATGATCCTATTATGTTCTGGCAAAACAGGGATCCACGGTTTGACGCTTCCATTGCTTACAACGGAGGTCTCTGGCCTTTAAGTGGAAAAGCTACACGTAAACAATGGTCATATACAGGAGTTCTTGATGAAGCTTCCGGAACAATAGTTACAGGTTTTTATTTCAAACGATTTACTAATAATACTCTTACTCCTGCACAATCCGTATATAATTCTAACTCGGGTGGTGGAAGTGGAATGGATTGGATTGAGATGAGATTTGCTGAAGTAGTATTAAACCTTGCCGAGTGTGCCAATGAGACCGGAAGGTTGGCAGAAGCAAAAGATAATGTGCGCCGCATTCGCCAGAGAGCAGGTATAACTGCCGGGACATTTGATTATGGTTTAGCTATTGCTACTGACGCGGCATCAATGCGAAATTTGATATTAAATGAACGGATGATCGAATTTGCCTTGGAAGGAAAACGTCATTGGGATTTGAGAAGGACAAGAAATTACGGATTGATTTCTGCACGCCTGCCGTATAAATTGTCCGCCAAGCCTCCGTATTATCCAGGTACCACACGTACCGGAGCATTGCCAACTGATATTTTCCTGGATAAACCAGATGCATTTGGCGTAAAGCCAAGAGATACAGCGAACCTTAATAATAAATCAGTGTATACTGCCATGTTCGTTACGCCAGGTTCAACAACACCAACTTTAGAGGGATCCAATGCCATTAGCATACCGACGAAATACTATTTCTATGCATTGCCCAATTTTTTCAGTCAAAACTTTTTTATTGAGCAAACAGCAGGCTGGATAAATGGAACTTTTGATCCATTACAATAA